The Theileria equi strain WA chromosome 2 map unlocalized gcontig_1105316255037, whole genome shotgun sequence genomic sequence GATGAAGCCTCGAGTACTTTGTCGCCGTTACTGTCCAACCAAAGGCTTGCGGAACGTTTGCAGCACCTCAAGAGTGAAACATCAAGATGATCATTAAATGGACGAAAAATTTGCAGAAAaagttgatgaaaaagGCAAAAGTCCAGGGAGGAATCACGAGGGCTACCACACATGAGGCCGGGCGCCTCGAGGCATCGCCAAACCAAATGATCCACTGGATAAAGTGGTCAAGTCGTAGCTACTCGTTTTTACGCCATTTACTTGTATTTTAGAGCTCATTTGTAGCGATAGTATAGACGCTACGGCCCTAGAGTAGATTTTGGTGGACGAAATCACATTTTAATGGCACAGAATAGATGCCAGTAGATAAAGCATACATTGTGTAAAGATTAAGTAGCAAAGAAATGGGAAAAAAGAGCGAATTCAAGAAATCTGAGCTTCTTCAGGTTCTCAGCTCGTCCGTATCGCTAAAGGAGAAGAATAAAGCGGTCAAACTGCTAAAAAAGTTTGATCCAAATCCGAGGAAGCACCTGGATTCGTCATTTCAAACCTCTCAGGCCACCGTTGCCAAGTACAGTTCGCTTCAGTCGTTCCTGTAAGTTTACTTTTTTATGGATGTAAGGTCTTGAGCAAAGCAAATATCCGACTGTAAGGAGGATaagtcccgaagaatgagagatGTGAACtacagagtagtgagcCTGGGCTACCAGCGGGAGCTCTTccgtctagtaggattatcactgtGTAGGTCTCTAGACCTAAACAGGTGACCCACCGATTTCGTAGACTAGTAGTGGATCACTATAGAATGAGCGAAACAAATATAGGAATGATGGATACTATATGACAAGAGGGATCATGTATGAGATGGCAGAATGGTTTCCAGACTGTAAGACAGCTGtttgtgagggaggatgaatgaatggttgtctagggagtagataggaggctactcatggatctcaggGTTTTAAAAGACTACTCtatctgaacatggagaaTGAGTACTGGATACTGGCTACAGCTACAGATAGAAAACAAATGTGGAGTAAGTGGAGCAGGATGTAGGTGTTCAAGTAATAAACTAGATGGGTTAGAAACCAAGAAGGTGACTGACGATGGTAATGCCGTTGGGTTTGTTGCCCTTACTCATTCCCATAAAGATCCATTCAGGCTACTTAAAAGTCTAGGCgatggtaaagatgaaCTAGACATCGGAGATAACCAGCAAGAGATTAAAGAGGTCACTTCTGTTTCAGTGTACTACTGGGttggagataaagaatACCGTAAACCTCTTCTTCTAGAGGTGGTTAAGAATGATGCAACACACGCGCCAGATTACTACTATAAGTACGGGAATAATGAACCAGAAGCAGGTGGTCAACAGAATGTTTGGAGACATAAGCCACATGTTGGAGGAGTATCACTACAGAGTAGGCTCTTTGATAGAAATCTTGGTATAAACAATCGCTATCCCCTTTACCTTAATGATCCTACAAAAGTTCTTGGTTTGGattcaaaatttgcaaagaaTATAGGAGTAGAACCTGTTCAGAGTGGTAGAGAAATCGTTGGTACTAACTATACTGTTACCGAGTACAAACTTAATGGTCAAAATAATGGTCACGGAGGTACCAAGTTTTCAACAGTAATCTTTGATAAGAAAAATACCGGTATTAAGATACCTCCTGAGGCAACTGATGAAATCAGACTATACTCCTCATCTGTTAATACAAATGTGCCTATTGCACTTGAGTTTAAACTACAGAATGGAAACTCTAGATTACTCTACAGTACAGATAAAAGTGGTAAAAACTGGCAAGAGCATGGTAGTGATGACAGATCTTATAAAGAAAATATCCAACTCACAGAGAAACTTATCAAAAACCTTGACGATCTAGTTTGTGAATACTACAATGGAGTAACAATTGATTTGTCCTCTACTATAACTAATGGAACCTATTGCTGTGACAAGCATGCAGGTAAAGAAAAGGGTGAGGGTGGTGGGAGAATCTCTGTTGataaagtacaagtttCTTGCACAAATCCTAGTCATAACTCAAGCAAGCTTATAGCTTATAAACACTCCATTGATGGTGACTATAAGCTTGCAGGCATTAAGTTCTACCTTGATGGTGATCAGAATAAAAGAAGACGTGTAACCTCTAGGAATTTGGGTCTCCCTATAGAAGGACCGGTGGATGTCTATGTGCTTTATTGTGACAATAATCCTATACTCGTGTACGTTGATGCCAATAGGAGTACAAAATCTCAAGTCACAGGATGGTACAGGAAAAGCAAAAGAGGTTATGAAAATAACTGGACTAAGATCTGTGCTGGTATCGGGGGTATAACACATAGTGACCTGAATGGAGGTACTTTGATCTGCCAAAAGTGGAATACACTTGTAGGGGCACTAAAAAAGCTGGAATGTAAAAGGTTCAACAAATGCTCGATATATTCACCATTACGTTCCGCTGCTGATAATGGAGATGGATTACAAGAACCGAGCCAAGATGAGGTAATCGTCTTGGAAGATTCTGAGGGTGAAGTTGAGTCATATAAAGTACTAAATCTTGTTACTGAGCCTGATtttgaatataaaggaggTAAAAAAGTTCCCGGGCCTAAACATCCTGATCCCGTTGATCCTGCTGAAGGTAAAGCTGATGGAGATGGTAAAAGAAAATCTGATCTTGATGCTCctggtaaagatggtgaagCTGGAGCCAAAGCTCAAGTAGGCTCTGGTGCAAGAACTCTGGTTAGTAGTCCAAGTATAGGATCTAGTTGGCCATTTGGTTCATTTATATCCGCAGTTGAAAGAGTTGGAGGACTAGTACTTAATGAGGCAGCTCAAACAGTTGTAAAAAATTTACTTGCACACCAATTTCTTACTGTTCATGATCCTACTTTTAAACCTGGAGCTGCTGGTAATCCTGCTCCCGGAAAAGGTAAGGATGGTCCTCAAGCTGATATTAAAGTTACTAAAGATGCTCCTGTTGCTGAAGCTCAAAAAGGCTGTTCTCAATCTGCTGGTTCACCTCCTCCTGAAAAGCAAGCTGGATCTACTCTTGACCCAGAATGTTTTTCACAaaatggagttcaacgtgaggaagtCCCAGCagctgacttatctgaccaggtcCCTGgtacagagtctgagacaaagattctcataCAAGGAACTCCTGTAgctcaaatggctgaagatgctatagatggtgaaagactAAAACATCTTAATCCTGAAGCTAGTGTtgctgaagaagaatctcctAAACTTGGTCCTCCTAAAGAACGTGAATCTGCTACTGCTCAAAAACCTCCATCTACTCCTGTTACTAATCCTGAAGAACAATCTTCTCCTTCTGAAGCTCTTACTGCTCTTGCTCAACGAGATGGTGGTGGCTCTCCTGGTCCTGGTTCTTCTAATCATGGTTGGAAAGTAATTTTTGGAGGCTCTGCTTCTGCCACTGTAGTTtctggttctcttactggatttggttggtgggcatttaaacgttctagaggagatccttgggttagacaaatatgagtctatggagatactctagatgTTCCTATGGAATGGATACTGAATAGTTGATACTGAggagtactaccatggatGATTGAAGGATAGTAAGGAGCTTGCCACGCTTATGGAGGACCTCCCCCGTGAACCCTTGTAGAAGACTGAGGATACCAACGGACTCTTATCCTGCTACtgttgcattatacaactcgatgGTTGGTGTCTCATAATGGTAGCTCATTCATCTGAGGATGCATTCGCATCACTCTTTTGGTCACAAGAATACGGTGGATACAGAGGCTCCTGTACTCTGTATACTTGCCACTTCTCTTCTATAGgctccctttggtcaccatagagctcctgttagtcgctcaggctcactactccgtagttcgcatccctcattcttcgggactcaTTCACTGCGTTCATGGGACTGGCATACACACAAACGTGTAGGTGTTGGCGTTGCGACAAGATAAAGCAGACGATGACCAAG encodes the following:
- a CDS encoding conserved hypothetical protein (encoded by transcript BEWA_038820A), which encodes MGKKSEFKKSELLQVLSSSVSLKEKNKAVKLLKKFDPNPRKHLDSSFQTSQATVAKYSSLQSFLSLDLNR
- a CDS encoding hypothetical protein (encoded by transcript BEWA_038830A), producing MSTGYWLQLQIENKCGVSGAGCRCSSNKLDGLETKKVTDDGNAVGFVALTHSHKDPFRLLKSLGDGKDELDIGDNQQEIKEVTSVSVYYWVGDKEYRKPLLLEVVKNDATHAPDYYYKYGNNEPEAGGQQNVWRHKPHVGGVSLQSRLFDRNLGINNRYPLYLNDPTKVLGLDSKFAKNIGVEPVQSGREIVGTNYTVTEYKLNGQNNGHGGTKFSTVIFDKKNTGIKIPPEATDEIRLYSSSVNTNVPIALEFKLQNGNSRLLYSTDKSGKNWQEHGSDDRSYKENIQLTEKLIKNLDDLVCEYYNGVTIDLSSTITNGTYCCDKHAGKEKGEGGGRISVDKVQVSCTNPSHNSSKLIAYKHSIDGDYKLAGIKFYLDGDQNKRRRVTSRNLGLPIEGPVDVYVLYCDNNPILVYVDANRSTKSQVTGWYRKSKRGYENNWTKICAGIGGITHSDLNGGTLICQKWNTLVGALKKLECKRFNKCSIYSPLRSAADNGDGLQEPSQDEVIVLEDSEGEVESYKVLNLVTEPDFEYKGGKKVPGPKHPDPVDPAEGKADGDGKRKSDLDAPGKDGEAGAKAQVGSGARTLVSSPSIGSSWPFGSFISAVERVGGLVLNEAAQTVVKNLLAHQFLTVHDPTFKPGAAGNPAPGKGKDGPQADIKVTKDAPVAEAQKGCSQSAGSPPPEKQAGSTLDPECFSQNGVQREEVPAADLSDQVPGTESETKILIQGTPVAQMAEDAIDGERLKHLNPEASVAEEESPKLGPPKERESATAQKPPSTPVTNPEEQSSPSEALTALAQRDGGGSPGPGSSNHGWKVIFGGSASATVVSGSLTGFGWWAFKRSRGDPWVRQI